A single window of Liolophura sinensis isolate JHLJ2023 chromosome 6, CUHK_Ljap_v2, whole genome shotgun sequence DNA harbors:
- the LOC135467018 gene encoding cytochrome P450 2B4-like, whose amino-acid sequence MIICRVLLEQRPSGVPPGPTALPVLGNLHLFREDPRRVLEQLREKYGDIYSIYFGKELAVVIHGFDKIKEAFVKHGDVFSGRPSNRLTEQVCPDKGLITLSGEKWRKERTLTIQALGDLGFRKALIEGRVCKEISCFVNLLEENVEAPFDICLPIHTSISNVICSFILGKRFEHGDQTFQDYISRLLANYRAAGATAALNYLPFLDYLPGDLFKFKKTLHNIFYIVDFIRTIVQDHLITYDRSNVRDFIDAYVKRVEDSGSELNEEQLTHAISHLFVAGTESVSTAIRWILLYLCKFPDVQERIHSEIDSALAAEEPVAWDDRDRLPFTMATTMEVMRHADLAPLGVAHSATEDTHFRGHFIPKGTMIIPYMHGVLHDKQFWGDPEKFRPQRFLNEEGSTVIPEQYVPYAIGRRTCLGEHLAKMEIFLFVASILKKFSIMLADGPQPELSDSKMGLTVAPMPFKLVFSKR is encoded by the exons ATGATCATCTGTCGCGTTCTACTCGAGCAGCGCCCCTCGGGCGTCCCACCCGGACCCACAGCCTTACCAGTTCTCGGCAACTTACATTTATTCCGTGAGGACCCTCGTCGAGTTCTAGAACAATTACGAGAGAAGTATGGTGACATTTACAGCATTTACTTCGGTAAAGAGCTGGCCGTGGTAATCCACGGCTTCGATAAGATTAAGGAAGCGTTCGTAAAACACGGGGACGTGTTTTCTGGCCGACCGTCTAACCGACTCACCGAGCAAGTCTGCCCTGACAAAG GACTTATTACATTGTCCGGAGAGAAATGGCGGAAAGAGCGAACTTTGACCATCCAGGCTCTAGGAGATCTGGGATTCAGGAAAGCGCTTATAGAAGGTCGCGTTTGCAAGGAGATTTCTTGCTTTGTGAACCTTCTCGAAGAAAACGTGGAAGCCCCATTTGATATATGTCTACCGATTCATACCTCTATATCAAACGTGATATGTTCCTTCATCCTGGGCAAACGGTTTGAACATGGAGATCAAACGTTTCAAGATTACATCAGTCGACTGCTGGCCAACTACAGGGCGGCCGGAGCGACAGCGGCgctgaattatctcccctttctgGATTATCTTCCTGGAGAtctattcaaatttaaaaagacTTTGCACAATATATTTTACATCGTGGACTTTATCAGAACCATTGTGCAAGATCACCTTATAACCTACGACAGATCTAACGTGAGAGATTTTATCGATGCATACGTGAAAAGGGTTGAAGACAGTGGATCTGAATTAAACG AAGAGCAACTGACCCATGCTATTTCTCATTTGTTTGTGGCGGGAACAGAGAGCGTATCAACCGCCATTCGCTGGATCCTTCTGTACCTTTGCAAGTTCCCGGATGTTCAAGAGAGAATCCACTCGGAAATAGACTCTGCTTTGGCTGCCGAAGAGCCAGTCGCGTGGGATGACCGTGACAGGCTACCCTTTACCATGGCGACAACAATGGAGGTAATGCGTCACGCGGATTTGGCGCCTTTAGGAGTTGCGCACTCAGCAACAGAGGACACCCACTTCCGGGGACACTTCATCCCGAAGGGTACGATGATTATACCTTATATGCACGGTGTGCTTCACGATAAGCAGTTCTGGGGAGATCCTGAGAAATTCCGACCGCAGAGGTTTTTGAATGAGGAGGGTTCTACCGTAATCCCAGAGCAATATGTACCCTACGCCATAG GAAGACGAACGTGTTTGGGAGAACATCTGGCCAAAATGGAAATTTTCCTCTTTGTGGCGTCCATTTTGAAAAAGTTCTCTATTATGCTGGCGGATGGACCTCAACCCGAATTGAGTGACAGCAAAATGGGACTCACCGTTGCACCTATGCCATTCAAATTGGTATTTTCGAAGAGATAG